The Halomonas elongata DSM 2581 DNA segment CGCGCCTGAGCCCTCGTCGGCGTTGCGGTCAGCCCGCGATGCGCTCGGCGATGGCGCGGCCCAGGGCCTCCGTCGAGCCCTGGCCGCCGAGGTCCGGCGTCAGGAGGCGCTCGTCGCCTTCCTCGAGCACCGCTTCGATGGCGGCGAGCATGGTGCGGCCGGCCTCGGGGTGACCCAGATGTTCGAGCATCATCGCCCCGGACCAGATCTGGCCGATGGGATTGGCGATGCCGCGCCCGGCGATGTCGGGCGCGCTGCCGTGCACCGGCTCGAACAGGCTCGGGAAGCGTCCTTCCGGGTTGATGTTGGCCGAGGGCGCCACGCCGATGGTGCCGGTACAGGCCGGGCCCAGGTCGGAGAGGATGTCGCCGAACAGGTTGCTGGCCACCACCACGTCGAACCAGTCCGGATGCAGCACGAAGTTGGCGGTCAGGATGTCGATGTGGAACTGGTCGACCGAGACCTCCGGATAGCCCTCGGCGGCGGCCGCCACTCGCTTGTCCCACCAGGGCATGGTGATGGCGATGCCATTGGACTTGGTGGCCGAGGTGAGTTTCTTGCGGGGGCGGCTGGCGGCCAGGTCGAAGGCGTATTTCAGGACGCGGTCGACACCGGTGCGGGTCATCACCGTTTCCTGGATGACCACTTCGCGGTCGGTGCCCTCGAACATGGTACCGCCGACGCTGGAATATTCCCCCTCGGTGTTCTCGCGCACCACGTAGAAGTCGATGTCGCCGGGCTTACGGCCGGCCAGCGGGCTCTTGATGCCGGGCAGCAGCCGGCAGGGCCGCAGGTTGACGTACTGGTCGAACTCGCGGCGGAACTGCAGCAGCGATCCCCATAGCGAGACATGGTCCGGCACCTTTTCCGGCCAGCCCACCGCGCCGAAGAACAGGGCATCGAACTCGCCCAGGGTGTGGCGCCAGTCCTCGGGCAGCATCCGGCCGTGTTCGAGGTAATAGTCACAGCTGGCGAAATCGAAGGTCTCGAAGTCGAGCGCGATATCGAAGCGTCGTGCGGCGGCCTCCAGGGCGCGCTGGCCCTCCGGCGTCACTTCGGTGCCGATGCCGTCTCCGGGGATGATGGCGATGCGATGGGTCATGGTGTCGCCTCTCTCGTCGTTTCGGGGTGATGTGGCAGGTCGTCGTGCAACGGGACGTCGGCTGCCTCGATCAGGAAAGTCTACTGCCTGGGCCGGGAGAGATAATCAGGCTAGAGTGAAAGGTATTATTGCGCATGAGTGGAGAATTCCTTGGCCCAACTCGATGACCTGGCATTCTTCCAGCATCTGGCCCGAGCCGGCAGCCTGACTGCCACCGCCCGTGAGCTGGGGCTCTCGCTTTCGGCGGTGAGCAAGCGGCTCAAGCAGCTCGAGGCACGCCTGGGGGTGTCCCTGGCCAGCCGCACCACCCGGCGATTGACGCTGACTGCCGAGGGTGAGCTCTAC contains these protein-coding regions:
- a CDS encoding tartrate dehydrogenase translates to MTHRIAIIPGDGIGTEVTPEGQRALEAAARRFDIALDFETFDFASCDYYLEHGRMLPEDWRHTLGEFDALFFGAVGWPEKVPDHVSLWGSLLQFRREFDQYVNLRPCRLLPGIKSPLAGRKPGDIDFYVVRENTEGEYSSVGGTMFEGTDREVVIQETVMTRTGVDRVLKYAFDLAASRPRKKLTSATKSNGIAITMPWWDKRVAAAAEGYPEVSVDQFHIDILTANFVLHPDWFDVVVASNLFGDILSDLGPACTGTIGVAPSANINPEGRFPSLFEPVHGSAPDIAGRGIANPIGQIWSGAMMLEHLGHPEAGRTMLAAIEAVLEEGDERLLTPDLGGQGSTEALGRAIAERIAG